The following proteins are co-located in the Acanthochromis polyacanthus isolate Apoly-LR-REF ecotype Palm Island chromosome 7, KAUST_Apoly_ChrSc, whole genome shotgun sequence genome:
- the ak6 gene encoding adenylate kinase isoenzyme 6: protein MRKRPNILLTGTPGVGKTTLGKELAQRTGLTYVNIGDLAQEGQLYDGYDEEYQCPILDEDRVVDELDEKMVEGGVIVDYHGCDLFPERWFHIVFVLRTDNTQLYTRLESRGYTGKKLQDNVQCEIFQTIYEEATEAYNEEIVHQLPSNTPDDLERNLEQIMQWTEQWTKDHN from the exons ATGAGGAAGCGACCAAACATACTGTTAACAG GAACCCCTGGTGTTGGCAAGACCACTCTAGGAAAGGAGCTGGCTCAGCGGACAGGGCTGACCTATGTTAACATTGGAGATCTGGCCCAGGAAG GTCAGCTTTATGATGGTTATGATGAAGAGTACCAGTGCCCTATTTTGGATGAAGATAGG GTGGTGGATGAGCTGGATGAGAAAATGGTAGAAGGTGGTGTCATTGTTGACTATCATGGCTGTGACCTATTCCCTGAACGCTGGTTCCACATCGTCTTTGTCCTCCGCACTGACAACACCCAATTGTACACTCGGCTAGAGAGCAG GGGTTACACAGGAAAGAAGCTTCAGGACAATGTGCAGTGTGAGATCTTCCAGACCATCTATGAAGAGGCCACAGAGGCTTACAATGAGGAGATTGTTCATCAACTCCCGAGCAACACTCCGGATGACCTGGAGCGCAACCTGGAACAGATAATGCAGTGGACTGAGCAGTGGACGAAGGACCATAACTAA